A region of Lycium barbarum isolate Lr01 chromosome 3, ASM1917538v2, whole genome shotgun sequence DNA encodes the following proteins:
- the LOC132631643 gene encoding large ribosomal subunit protein uL18-like, with translation MAFIKVQKTRAYFKRYQVKFKRRREGKTDYRARNRLINQDKNKYNTPKYRLVVRFTNQDIIAQIVSASIAGDMILASAYARELPHFGLEVGLTNYAAAYCTGLLLARRVLKKLEMDEEYQGNPEASGEDYSVEPAESRRPFRALLDVGLIRTTTGNRVFGALKGALDGGLDIPHGEKRFAGFSKDSKQLDADVHRKYIYGGHVATYMKTLIEDEPEKFQSHFSEYIKRGLEADDLEQMYKKVHAAIRSDPSPKKSGKQPPKQHKRYNLKKLTYEERKAKLIERLNALNSAAGNDDESDDE, from the exons ATG GCATTCATCAAAGTCCAGAAGACTAGGGCTTACTTTAAGCGTTACCAGGTTAAATTCAAGAGAAGGAGAG AGGGAAAGACTGACTATAGAGCAAGGAATCGCTTGATAAATCAGGACAAAAACAAGTACAATACTCCAAAATATCGTCTTGTTGTCCGATTT ACTAATCAGGACATAATAGCCCAAATTGTGTCAGCTAGCATAGCTGGTGATATGATTCTTGCCTCTGCATATGCCCGTGAGCTGCCTCATTTTGGCCTTGAAGTTGGACTGACAAATTATGCTGCTG CATACTGTACTGGACTTCTCTTGGCAAGACGAGTTCTCAAGAAGCTCGAAATGGATGAGGAGTATCAAGGAAACCCTGAG GCCAGTGGGGAGGATTACTCAGTTGAACCTGCTGAAAGCAGGAGGCCCTTCCGTGCTCTCTTGGATGTGGGCCTTATTAGAACTACTACTGGAAATCGTGTTTTTGGTGCTCTCAAG GGTGCATTGGATGGTGGGCTTGATATTCCTCATGGCGAGAAGAGGTTTGCTGGATTCAGCAAGGACTCCAAGCAGCTTGATGCTGATGTTCACCGCAAGTACATCTATGGTGGCCATGTTGCAACATATATGAAG ACTTTGATAGAAGATGAGCCTGAGAAATTTCAGTCTCACTTTAGTGAGTACATTAAGCGGGGTCTTGAGGCTGATGATCTCGAACAGATGTACAAGAAGGTTCATGCTGCCATACGTTCTGATCCAAGCCCAAAGAAATCCGGGAAGCAGCCTCCCAAGCAGCACAAGAG GTACAATCTGAAGAAGCTGACTTATGAGGAAAGGAAGGCTAAGTTGATTGAAAGACTGAATGCTTTGAATTCAGCTGCTGGAAATGATGATGAGTCTGATGATGAGTGA